From one Musa acuminata AAA Group cultivar baxijiao chromosome BXJ2-6, Cavendish_Baxijiao_AAA, whole genome shotgun sequence genomic stretch:
- the LOC135613932 gene encoding uncharacterized protein LOC135613932, whose protein sequence is MYFLLQILQEVEENVADIVIFADGSWNSFVEHNESINQVHEGRSQQQENSNTENQNNLADVVDLTIAKSPEVGPFQNSAYTAENYGYEIEDRKPFRDDEGLPIPLYASGASVINTSLCTQAPAYYTKSGIWPRNMSSVSSSVSGRMVGANANALGTLESILPNVLLNPIHTDAVSPVLNRDPAGFELSQPTLNFQQVPQVTQLAENVQLEPLHEGSSINNNEAGRPIPRQVIKTPRAVQALPAQAQIPSSSRTVQTVVADALNSVSGEMQINELSRTSSIAAASLHSMTQASLLK, encoded by the exons ATGTACTTTCTATTGCAGATACTACAAGAGGTAGAAGAGAATGTAGCTGATATAGTTATTTTTGCTGATGGCTCATGGAATTCATTTGTTGAGCATAATGAAAGTATAAATCAAGTGCATGAAGGGAGATCTCAACAGCAAGAAAATAGTAATACTGAGAACCAAAATAATTTAGCTGATGTTGTAGATCTGACTATAGCAAAGAGTCCAGAAGTTGGACCTTTCCAAAATTCTGCATACACAGCTGAAAATTATGGCTATGAGATAGAAGACAGGAAACCGTTCAGGGACGATGAAGGTCTTCCTATCCCTCTGTATGCTTCTGGAGCATCAGTTATTAATACTTCTCTGTGCACTCAAGCACCTGCTTACTATACAAAAAGTGGAATTTGGCCAAGGAATATGTCTTCAGTTTCTAGCTCTGTATCAGGCAGAATGGTTGGTGCAAATGCTAATGCACTGGGAACCTTGGAGTCAATTTTGCCTAATGTTTTGCTGAATCCTATTCATACTGATGCTGTTTCTCCAGTACTTAATCGGGATCCTGCAGGATTTGAACTTTCACAACCTACATTGAATTTTCAGCAAGTACCACAAGTGACACAGCTTGCTGAAAATGTACAATTGGAACCGTTGCATGAGGGAAGTTCAATTAACAACAATGAAGCAGGGAGGCCTATACCTAGACAAGTTATTAAAACTCCAAGAGCGGTTCAGGCACTTCCTGCACAGGCACAGATACCCAGTTCATCACGAACGGTGCAGACAG TTGTCGCAGATGCACTCAATTCAGTTAGTGGTGAGATGCAAATCAATGAACTCTCAAGGACTTCCAGCATCGCAGCAGCATCATTGCATTCCATGACTCAGGCAAGTCTGCTGAAATGA
- the LOC135613933 gene encoding E4 SUMO-protein ligase PIAL2-like, translating into MKNYVENACKNRWFLSPDVNELLSMANELCSSFCMSVSDTIVGNAQDTISKIMPRFYPQLQFCRLVVSFEAKPGYDILMADFHIPRNTHLDERICLLVAQMDNLETSSCIISPQHVSFLVNGKGVERRTNVSMETGPQFPTDITKMLKYGTNIIQAIGYFSGNYMIAIAFMSKVTTPCSTRMDDYVHPVIEKLASDSDIIEGASRITLNCPISFKRIKTPVKGHLCKHHQCFDYDSFMEINSCKPSWRCPSCSTPTSCIDLRIDQKMTEASNLYIH; encoded by the exons ATGAAGAACTATGTGGAA AATGCTTGTAAAAATAGATGGTTTCTGTCTCCAGATGTTAATGAACTACTCAGCATGGCAAATGAG CTATGTAGCAGCTTTTGTATGTCAGTGAGTGATACAATTGTGGGCAATGCTCAAGATACTATTTCTAAGATTATGCCCAG GTTTTATCCCCAGTTGCAATTTTGTCGTTTAGTTGTTTCTTTTGAAGCAAAG CCTGGTTATGATATTCTAATGGCTGATTTCCATATACCAAGGAACACACATTTAGATGAGAGGATT TGTCTGCTTGTTGCTCAAATGGATAATTTAGAGACATCATCATGTATCATAAGCCCACAACATGTGAG CTTTTTGGTAAATGGGAAGGGTGTTGAAAGGAGGACAAATGTTTCAATG GAGACAGGACCTCAATTTCCAACTGATATTACTAAAATGCTTAAATATGGCACAAATATTATACAGGCTATTGGATATTTCAGTG GTAATTACATGATTGCCATAGCCTTTATGAGTAAGGTAACTACTCCCTGTTCCACTAGAATGGACGATTATGTTCATCCGGTGATTGAAAAACTTGCTTCAG ATTCTGACATAATTGAGGGGGCATCAAGAATAACACTCAATTGCCCAATAAG TTTCAAGCGTATCAAAACTCCTGTTAAAGGACATCTCTGCAAACATCATCAG TGTTTCGATTATGACAGTTTCATGGAAATTAATTCCTGTAAGCCATCCTGGCGCTGCCCATCTTGTAGCACACCAACTAGCTGTATTGACCTACGTATTGATCAAAAGATGACCGAGGCAAGTAATTTGTATATTCACTAG